The proteins below come from a single Magnetococcales bacterium genomic window:
- a CDS encoding HD domain-containing protein → MPTFLEQAIAIALQAHQGQTDKTGEPYILHPLRLMLRLSSNAERIVAVLHDVVEDTPITLDDLRQYGFSEEILAAVDLLTHRPEESYESYVARLTKNPLARRVKLADLHDNMDLRRFPTEPLPKDWERMARYQRAWMVLQAGHDS, encoded by the coding sequence ATGCCCACGTTTCTGGAACAAGCCATTGCCATAGCTTTGCAGGCCCATCAGGGGCAGACCGACAAAACGGGTGAACCATATATTCTCCACCCCCTGCGCTTGATGCTGCGCCTCTCCTCCAACGCGGAACGCATCGTTGCCGTATTGCACGATGTCGTCGAGGACACCCCGATCACCCTGGATGATCTGCGCCAGTATGGCTTTTCCGAGGAGATTCTCGCCGCTGTCGATCTTCTGACCCATCGGCCCGAGGAGAGCTACGAATCCTATGTCGCACGATTAACCAAGAATCCTCTGGCGCGCCGGGTCAAGTTGGCCGATCTGCATGACAACATGGATTTGCGCCGCTTTCCCACCGAACCCCTGCCCAAGGATTGGGAACGCATGGCGCGTTATCAACGGGCGTGGATGGTTTTGCAGGCAGGTCATGATTCATGA